GGCGTTTTCCGTGATCTGATCAAAGCCGGGGATCGAGTCTGGCAGTTCGGTCACATCGTGATAACCGCAGTAGCTGAGTTCTTCACCCGCCTGGGAAATGACGGTGCGTAATTTTGCCAGTGATTCCAGTCGTCGCGCGTTGTCGTCGGCGCGAATTTCCGCCAGCTTGCTGATAGGGTGCTGCGGATCATCGAGTTCGCCACGCAGGTAATAGGCGTCCCCTACGTGCAGGAACCAGTGACACTCTGTTTGAATGGCGACTCCACAATGGCCGTGCGTGTGACCGAATAGCGGAATCAACCGGATGTCATCATTGAGCGCGGTATCGACACAACGTGAGGGCAAGCCAAACCAGTCGGCATCGTTCGTTTCGTAGGTGACCCATTTGGGACGATTCGCAAATTGAGCCCTTTGATAGCGGGAGTTGTTCGCATCCAGGTTCTGTTTTTCTTCCGCCGCCAGATGCACGAAGGCTTCCGGAAAATCGGTCAGCCCACCCACATGATCAGGATCGCAGTGCGTCAGCACAATGTCGGTCACATCGTCTGCAGAAAATCCCCGTTGCTCTATCTGACACAGGGCCGTCATGGCAGGCAGGAACTGAAAGCCGGCTGTCTCGATCGCCTCTTGCCCAACGCGTTCTGTCGGGTTGGCGATATCATGTGTGCCGATGCCCGTATCGATTAATACCAGCCCGGCGTTGCCTTCAAGGATCAGACAGTGACAGCAGGCGGGCGGAAAGGGGGGCGCATGCAGCCAGCCGAAATTAGCATGTTGGAGTTCGGACATGATTTCGCCTTAATACAGTTACGTTGATCAGTCTTGAGATCTTCTGACCGGCAGCTCCCGCCGAAATTCATCTTGATAGAGACCGATCTTGTCAAAGGGAATCGGTTCAAAGGCGATCTTGGGTGTGAGCAGTTTCGGATCCTGTTCCAGCGTCAGTTTCCCGCTGCTGTTTCTGGTCAGGCCCAGCGGAATCGGTTTGGTGGAACTCCCCTCCAGGTTGGTAAAACCTTTCAGATCCTTGGTCATGCCAATCCCGCTTGGCGCGCCCGTGGTATTCACGGCGAGGTTGTTTTTTATCTCGAATTTATCGAGCAGCTGTTTGACTTGGCCGCCCAGATGACAGACTTCTTTGGTGCAGTTCACAAACACATTTCGCTCGATCGGGTTGTATAAGGGTTCGCGGGGTGAGTCGCTCATGATCTTCGCCAGATGGGGATACCGGGTGCTCCAGGGCGGATTTTTGTAGTTCATCTTTTCTGCTCTCTCTTCTAAATTCCAGCCGGCCGACTTCGGGTTGTTCCACTGTTTCCAGGTCATGCCTCGTGAATCGACGTGCAGACCAATGGCACAGTCGAGCACCAGGTTATTCAGAATCGGATTATCCCTGCCGCCACCGATCATAATGGCCCGACCCGAGCGATAAAATACGTTGCCTTCTACTGTGTCGCCGCTGTCACAATCATCCAGGTAGACGCCCATCGTATTCACGTGCGACGCATCGCCGCCTCCCAGGTTGTGAATGAAGTTGTGGCGTAGCAGATTCCCCTGACTGGTCCAGTCGCGTCCTGTGTAAAACGCGCCCGAGTCGCCGGTCTCCATCACCACGCGGTAGATTTCGTTGCGTTCGAACCGATTCTCATTGCCGCCATACAGAATCGCATTATGGGGGGCATCATGAATGCAGTTGTTCTCCACAATCTGACCACAGCCATGGGCGTAGATCCCCGGCGCATACGTCCGTTGAAACAGTCCGTAATCGTGAATGTGGTTGTTGATCGCGCGGTTATTGGCCCGCTTGAGTTGTTTCCGATCCCCGCCGGACAGGGAAATGCCACGCGTGCCCAGATTGAAGAGATCGCAACTGCGGATCGTATTATTTTCGCCGACAACCGAAATGCCGCTGCTGCCCAGGTTCGCAATCACGCAGCCAACAATTTCGATGCCTTCCGTATTCCGCAAATCAATGCCCGAACCATGACTAAATTCGATGTTCAAACCTTCAAACCGCATGTGACGCGCGCCCTCGATTTTGAGCAACGGCGCGGTGAGTCGCGCCAGCACAATCGTGGCGGCGTCTAAACTTTTGGTGGGATAAAAATAGAGCTGCATTTTTTCGCGATCGAGATACCATTCGCCTGGCGCGTCCAGTTCTTCCAACGCGTTGAGTGCGAAGAAGCGGCGTTCTTTCGCGCCCCAGGTCCCGCCCATGATCCCGTAATTGTGAGGCGCCGCCAGCTTGATGATTTTCTTTTCAGGATCGTAGTCGGCGACGCGAATGGCTTCATCGCTCCAGTCGTGCGTCCAGTAACCGAGCAGCCAGACTCCTTGATCCAGGTTCCAACGTGCCGGTCGAGGATCGTCGAACACAAACGAGCCGGGGTGCAGTTTTTGCTTGGCCGGGTCTTTGGCCTTGGGGTCGGGCAGGCCTTTGTCGATTGCTTTGGTAAACGACGCCCAGCCCGCGTTGTCTGCATCGGCATTCGGCCAGCGGGCCAGTGTCATCGGCGCACCATCCATGTACAACCAGGGACCCGTGGGCACACCCCGATACGAGGGTTTGAATTCGGCAAACGCCCCTCGCGAGACCGGCGTCAGGTTATAGACCCGCACATGATCCCGGGCCGCTTCCGGGATCCGTTTTAAGATGTTTTCGTCGGTTACCGCTTTGAACAAAGCCGCATCCAGAGTGACGCCTCCCTGAAGTCGGACCGTACCGGACTCGGTTGCCCGGTACACGACCGGGTTCTTTTTCGTGCCGCCATCAGTTTTGTCGAATTTCAGCGACGAAGAAAATTCATACACGCCCGGCTCAATGTTCACAGTCACTACATCGCCGGCCTTCAATTGACCCTGCTGACGGGCTTTTCGAATTGCGTCCCGTGCGTCATTGATTGTGCGGAACGGTTTTTCTTTAGTCCCTTGTACGTCCGGCGTAGCATCGGCTTTCACGTATAAATTCAGATCCGCCTCGCTACGATTCGGAAAACAGAGTGCGAACAAACAGACCAGAACAGCTAAATAGAACTTCATGAAGCGTCACCTGATAGTCAATCAAAAAAGTTGTATCAAACAGATCGAATATAGTTCAGGATGACACTGGGCGTCAAACTACCAGCCTCAGCGAAGTTTGCTATGCACCTCTTCCAGGACATGCCGGTGGAACAGATAGCCGAACCCCGCTTTTTCCAGACGGAAAATCAATTCGTTTCTAGTGCTGGACAATTTCTCGGCGCATGCCTCAACTGACCAGTTGCTGTCAGCCAACTGCATCAGCAGATAAGCGCGTCGGCACTGTGCCGCTGAAAGACGGTAGGTTTTCAAATACTCCAATGTACCGTTTTTGCGCACAATCGATTCGCCAATATGGTTTTCTGCTTTCGGATTCAATTCCGTCATAAAACGTTGCAGCTGGAACGGCCCCATACGGTAAACCATCTCATGCCGTACCGGACAGTCCAACAGATTGTCTGACATCAGTCGATGCAATTTATCCCAGTCCGACCGTACGCGGGCCACCTCAGATCGTAGATCTTTCATCGAACGCACCCGGCGGACGTCGATGGCATCCGGATCAAGACAGTTTTCCTGCGCGTACAGACCATAGTAATACAGCAACTCGCCATAATCGTCCGTGAGCAGTGTCTCATGGAGTGCACGGTAATCATCGGGATGAGACACAATGAACGCTGAAGCCAGCGCATCACCGACGAAGACCAGCGAACCGACCTGGTTGGTATGAATCTCAAACACACGCAACGCGTCTTCCAATCCTTTGATCCAGCGGCCTGGAATCGTCGTTTCAGAGCGCGGACTCAACCCATCGCGGAT
This window of the Gimesia fumaroli genome carries:
- a CDS encoding MBL fold metallo-hydrolase, translating into MSELQHANFGWLHAPPFPPACCHCLILEGNAGLVLIDTGIGTHDIANPTERVGQEAIETAGFQFLPAMTALCQIEQRGFSADDVTDIVLTHCDPDHVGGLTDFPEAFVHLAAEEKQNLDANNSRYQRAQFANRPKWVTYETNDADWFGLPSRCVDTALNDDIRLIPLFGHTHGHCGVAIQTECHWFLHVGDAYYLRGELDDPQHPISKLAEIRADDNARRLESLAKLRTVISQAGEELSYCGYHDVTELPDSIPGFDQITENA
- a CDS encoding right-handed parallel beta-helix repeat-containing protein, producing MKFYLAVLVCLFALCFPNRSEADLNLYVKADATPDVQGTKEKPFRTINDARDAIRKARQQGQLKAGDVVTVNIEPGVYEFSSSLKFDKTDGGTKKNPVVYRATESGTVRLQGGVTLDAALFKAVTDENILKRIPEAARDHVRVYNLTPVSRGAFAEFKPSYRGVPTGPWLYMDGAPMTLARWPNADADNAGWASFTKAIDKGLPDPKAKDPAKQKLHPGSFVFDDPRPARWNLDQGVWLLGYWTHDWSDEAIRVADYDPEKKIIKLAAPHNYGIMGGTWGAKERRFFALNALEELDAPGEWYLDREKMQLYFYPTKSLDAATIVLARLTAPLLKIEGARHMRFEGLNIEFSHGSGIDLRNTEGIEIVGCVIANLGSSGISVVGENNTIRSCDLFNLGTRGISLSGGDRKQLKRANNRAINNHIHDYGLFQRTYAPGIYAHGCGQIVENNCIHDAPHNAILYGGNENRFERNEIYRVVMETGDSGAFYTGRDWTSQGNLLRHNFIHNLGGGDASHVNTMGVYLDDCDSGDTVEGNVFYRSGRAIMIGGGRDNPILNNLVLDCAIGLHVDSRGMTWKQWNNPKSAGWNLEERAEKMNYKNPPWSTRYPHLAKIMSDSPREPLYNPIERNVFVNCTKEVCHLGGQVKQLLDKFEIKNNLAVNTTGAPSGIGMTKDLKGFTNLEGSSTKPIPLGLTRNSSGKLTLEQDPKLLTPKIAFEPIPFDKIGLYQDEFRRELPVRRSQD
- a CDS encoding ARPP-2 domain-containing protein; its protein translation is MEHKQPKTTDCLETISLKGLTLAPSQVLGGVRLVPVLRKQVREDLRLTKRPYYEDIAAIQIDNKTAYYSYIPHAFIADWTSDGSPAVAYGTQIRSNKSTKTSDGTAHDLGFMTARVMKKMRAREDRNRLRFLPMDVSLEGFLSLHFGGPNIIWEEYSRAAIRDGLSPRSETTIPGRWIKGLEDALRVFEIHTNQVGSLVFVGDALASAFIVSHPDDYRALHETLLTDDYGELLYYYGLYAQENCLDPDAIDVRRVRSMKDLRSEVARVRSDWDKLHRLMSDNLLDCPVRHEMVYRMGPFQLQRFMTELNPKAENHIGESIVRKNGTLEYLKTYRLSAAQCRRAYLLMQLADSNWSVEACAEKLSSTRNELIFRLEKAGFGYLFHRHVLEEVHSKLR